The Phycisphaeraceae bacterium genome window below encodes:
- a CDS encoding cob(I)yrinic acid a,c-diamide adenosyltransferase — protein MKLYTRTGDDGSTSLFGGHRVPKAALRVEAYGGVDELNACLGLVLAASEHGKHPLVEEVLARVQSELFDLGAHLATPGDASEPVRAALPAFAQAHVTWLEQAIDRATQPVPELREFILPGGSEVGARLHHARTVCRRAERMTVLLGEQKEEQVDSRLVVYLNRLSDLLFALARLANQEDGHVETVWKPRVGDQ, from the coding sequence TTGAAGCTCTACACCCGCACGGGTGATGATGGCTCGACGTCGCTGTTTGGGGGCCATCGGGTCCCTAAAGCGGCGCTGCGTGTCGAGGCCTATGGCGGGGTTGATGAGCTTAATGCCTGTCTGGGACTGGTCCTCGCTGCGAGCGAGCACGGCAAGCACCCGCTGGTCGAAGAAGTCCTGGCGCGTGTTCAATCGGAACTTTTTGATCTCGGGGCACACCTGGCTACGCCCGGGGATGCGTCGGAGCCGGTTCGCGCGGCGCTGCCGGCTTTTGCCCAGGCTCATGTCACCTGGCTGGAACAAGCGATCGATCGTGCTACGCAGCCCGTTCCGGAGTTGCGGGAGTTCATTCTTCCCGGAGGTTCGGAAGTCGGAGCGCGTCTGCATCACGCTCGAACCGTCTGCCGGAGGGCCGAACGGATGACGGTGTTGCTTGGCGAGCAGAAGGAGGAGCAGGTTGATTCACGACTGGTCGTGTACCTCAATCGTCTCTCTGACCTGCTGTTCGCGCTGGCCCGTCTGGCCAATCAGGAAGATGGTCATGTGGAGACGGTTTGGAAACCACGCGTGGGCGATCAGTAG
- the hflK gene encoding FtsH protease activity modulator HflK, producing the protein MVTPSNRGGPPEIDPAEVLALLWNRYAAGVVPIVIVVLIVLGGIWSSIYTVEPEGRAVVKRFGQVVRVADPGLNFKLPFGVETATFVQTERVQKEEFGFSTQQAGQQSRFNKTDSDRAVSVMLTGDLNVIDVEWVVQYRISDPVKYLHSVRSPVETLRDLSEAMMRRIVGNRLASDALTVGRVSIANRMREELSRSLSGYDIGLTITAVELQDVLPPERVKPSFDDVNAAQQERERLINEAERARNQVIARAKGEALQLVAEAEGYQAERVNAATGEADRFVALLEAYEKAPDVTRRRMYLEMIDEVLPTVGRVFVMEGGQSGPLPLLNLTPEAGSTGVSGTRGGR; encoded by the coding sequence GTGGTAACGCCCTCGAATCGTGGTGGCCCGCCTGAGATCGATCCGGCTGAGGTGCTGGCGCTGTTGTGGAATCGTTATGCGGCGGGGGTGGTGCCGATCGTCATCGTCGTGCTGATCGTCCTGGGGGGCATCTGGTCGTCGATCTATACCGTCGAGCCCGAGGGGCGTGCGGTGGTCAAGCGGTTCGGTCAGGTGGTCCGTGTCGCGGACCCCGGGTTGAACTTCAAGCTGCCTTTTGGGGTCGAGACGGCGACGTTCGTGCAGACCGAGCGTGTGCAGAAAGAGGAGTTTGGCTTTAGCACGCAGCAGGCCGGGCAGCAGTCGCGATTCAACAAGACCGACAGCGACCGCGCGGTGTCGGTGATGCTCACCGGCGACCTGAACGTGATTGATGTGGAATGGGTGGTCCAGTACCGGATCTCGGACCCGGTGAAGTATCTGCACTCGGTCCGCTCGCCGGTTGAGACGCTGAGGGACCTGTCGGAAGCGATGATGCGACGGATCGTCGGTAATCGGCTGGCGTCGGATGCGTTGACGGTGGGGCGTGTATCGATTGCCAACAGGATGCGTGAGGAGCTCTCGCGGTCTTTGTCGGGGTATGACATCGGGCTGACGATCACGGCGGTGGAGTTGCAGGACGTGCTTCCGCCTGAGCGGGTCAAGCCGTCGTTTGATGACGTCAACGCGGCCCAGCAGGAGCGTGAGCGGCTGATCAACGAAGCCGAGCGGGCGCGCAATCAGGTCATCGCCCGTGCGAAGGGCGAGGCGCTGCAGCTCGTCGCGGAGGCGGAGGGTTATCAGGCCGAGCGCGTGAACGCGGCGACCGGCGAGGCCGATCGTTTCGTGGCTCTGCTGGAGGCTTATGAGAAAGCACCGGATGTCACGCGTCGGCGAATGTACCTCGAGATGATCGATGAGGTGTTGCCCACGGTGGGTCGTGTGTTCGTGATGGAGGGAGGCCAGAGCGGTCCGTTGCCGTTGCTGAATCTGACGCCTGAGGCGGGTTCGACGGGCGTGTCTGGAACAAGGGGAGGTCGATGA
- a CDS encoding RluA family pseudouridine synthase: protein MPPNQPDEPDQSPDPIDPADFTQWEARGGESHTYTLSKNAALRLDRYVQNRVKGFSRNQVQKLIALGAVTVNSKQVKPSLMLKEGDVVEISTPPKPGVNIEPEPIPLDILYEDDDMIVINKQAGIIVHPARSYLCGTMLNALAHHLIETGQAQSATLPQLPEDESDEEEELTLIPGLSAVGADDARPGVVHRLDKNTTGVIVFAKRDSSHWLIAKQFESRTNLKAYLAVVHGCPDPHAGAIEEPIGKHPTIREAYAIQQEPRGKPSLTLYRVRERYQGYSLVELELKTGRTHQIRVHLSYLGHPIAGDILYGGEPITSAEITTPPIPAGYRPYMNYAREKDEGRQLEQVASANPDCIIAHPALHAALLQIKQPVTHELMTFTAPVHDAMAKLIRTLRQHPESGPVVTSGTHVDLNQALPDHGE from the coding sequence ATGCCCCCCAACCAGCCTGATGAACCCGATCAATCGCCGGACCCGATCGATCCGGCGGATTTCACCCAGTGGGAAGCCCGTGGCGGGGAATCGCACACCTACACCCTCTCCAAAAACGCCGCCCTCCGACTCGACCGCTACGTCCAGAATCGAGTCAAAGGCTTTAGCCGCAATCAGGTGCAGAAGCTCATCGCCCTCGGGGCCGTCACCGTCAACAGCAAGCAGGTCAAGCCGAGTCTGATGCTCAAAGAAGGCGACGTGGTCGAGATCAGCACCCCGCCCAAGCCCGGCGTCAACATCGAGCCCGAGCCCATCCCCCTCGATATCCTCTACGAGGACGATGACATGATCGTCATCAACAAGCAGGCCGGGATCATCGTCCACCCCGCCCGAAGCTATCTCTGCGGGACCATGCTCAACGCACTGGCCCACCACCTCATCGAGACCGGTCAGGCTCAGTCGGCGACCCTCCCGCAGCTACCTGAGGACGAATCCGATGAAGAGGAGGAGCTGACCCTGATCCCCGGCCTCTCAGCGGTCGGTGCGGATGATGCCCGCCCGGGTGTTGTCCATCGACTCGACAAGAACACCACAGGCGTCATCGTTTTCGCCAAACGCGACAGCTCCCACTGGCTGATCGCCAAGCAGTTCGAGAGCCGCACCAACCTCAAGGCGTATCTCGCCGTCGTCCACGGCTGCCCCGACCCGCATGCGGGAGCCATCGAGGAACCGATCGGCAAACACCCGACCATTCGTGAGGCCTATGCCATCCAGCAGGAACCGCGCGGCAAGCCATCGCTGACGCTCTACCGGGTGCGCGAACGATACCAGGGCTACAGCCTGGTCGAACTCGAACTCAAGACCGGGCGCACCCACCAGATCCGCGTCCATCTCTCTTACCTAGGACACCCGATCGCTGGCGACATCCTCTATGGCGGGGAACCCATCACGTCAGCCGAGATCACGACCCCGCCTATCCCGGCTGGCTACCGCCCCTACATGAACTACGCCCGAGAGAAAGACGAAGGCCGCCAGCTCGAACAAGTGGCCTCCGCCAACCCAGACTGCATCATCGCCCATCCAGCCCTTCACGCGGCACTGCTCCAGATCAAGCAGCCCGTCACCCACGAACTGATGACCTTCACGGCCCCGGTCCACGACGCGATGGCGAAGCTGATCCGCACACTCCGCCAACATCCCGAGAGCGGCCCCGTCGTGACTTCGGGCACGCACGTGGACCTGAATCAAGCTCTGCCAGACCATGGGGAATGA
- a CDS encoding Hsp20/alpha crystallin family protein, with protein sequence MDDLVETSWFRGDEACSFDASWSPAINVFRTPSELHVCLDLAGVDPTTIEIAVADGRVSIRGERRCPQPASASGREARIETMEIDYGPFHRVIEVGLRMKVTGMRRVYDHGLLHVVLPLIRQPGVEIKPTDPPASE encoded by the coding sequence ATGGATGACCTGGTCGAGACAAGCTGGTTTCGCGGCGATGAGGCGTGCTCGTTTGATGCTTCGTGGTCGCCAGCGATCAATGTGTTTCGTACACCCAGTGAGCTCCACGTCTGTTTGGACCTCGCTGGCGTGGACCCGACGACGATCGAGATCGCGGTCGCTGACGGACGGGTTTCGATCCGTGGTGAGCGGCGGTGCCCTCAGCCAGCATCCGCATCGGGGCGTGAGGCGCGCATCGAGACGATGGAGATCGATTATGGTCCGTTCCACCGTGTGATTGAGGTGGGGTTGCGGATGAAGGTAACTGGGATGCGGCGGGTCTATGACCATGGCCTGCTGCATGTGGTGCTGCCGCTGATTCGGCAGCCCGGCGTCGAGATCAAACCAACCGATCCGCCAGCGTCGGAGTGA
- the hflC gene encoding protease modulator HflC, with product MMQNALLSLVLLVILIVVVVGASAAYTLDETEQAVILQFGRPVGQPITEAGLHFKWPFIQEVRRFDKRILAWDGDPNQITTRERQFIKIDTTARWRIVDPLLFLQSVRDESGAQSRLDDVIDSVVRDAISSTNLPQIVRSSSWAGDLDAEDLAVEVEQTPAPDSAAMGREELEREILTEAMRGMGQYGIELVDVRIKRVNYVTSVENRVFDRMISERQRVAQQFRSEGEGEASRIKGETQRDMAQIRSMAQRDAEIIRGQADAEATRIYAEAYGRDPEFYSFLRTLESYRKSLGQGTTLMLSGDSAYFEFLRGDRAE from the coding sequence ATGATGCAGAATGCTTTGTTGTCATTAGTTTTGTTGGTGATCCTGATCGTTGTTGTGGTTGGCGCGTCGGCGGCGTACACGCTGGACGAGACCGAGCAGGCGGTCATCCTGCAGTTTGGCCGGCCGGTAGGGCAGCCGATTACCGAGGCGGGGCTGCACTTCAAGTGGCCGTTTATTCAGGAGGTTCGCCGATTCGACAAGCGAATCCTGGCGTGGGATGGCGATCCAAATCAGATCACGACACGCGAGCGTCAGTTCATCAAGATCGATACGACGGCACGCTGGCGGATTGTGGACCCGTTGCTGTTTCTTCAATCGGTGCGGGATGAGTCGGGAGCGCAGTCGCGACTCGATGACGTGATCGATTCGGTGGTCCGTGACGCGATCTCGAGCACGAATCTTCCGCAGATCGTGAGGTCGTCGAGCTGGGCGGGTGACCTGGATGCTGAGGATCTGGCCGTGGAAGTCGAGCAGACCCCTGCACCGGACTCGGCGGCGATGGGTCGCGAGGAGCTCGAGCGTGAGATCCTGACCGAGGCTATGCGTGGGATGGGGCAGTACGGCATCGAGTTGGTGGATGTTCGTATCAAGCGCGTCAACTACGTCACGTCCGTTGAGAACCGGGTGTTTGACCGGATGATCAGTGAGCGGCAACGAGTCGCTCAGCAGTTCCGTTCCGAGGGTGAGGGTGAGGCGTCGCGGATCAAGGGCGAGACCCAGCGTGATATGGCGCAGATCCGTTCGATGGCGCAGCGCGATGCCGAGATTATTCGCGGCCAGGCAGACGCTGAGGCGACACGGATTTACGCTGAGGCTTACGGCCGCGACCCGGAGTTCTATAGCTTCCTGCGGACATTGGAGAGTTATCGCAAGTCGCTGGGTCAGGGCACGACGCTGATGCTCTCGGGCGACTCGGCGTACTTCGAGTTCCTGCGTGGCGACCGGGCGGAATAG
- the folE2 gene encoding GTP cyclohydrolase FolE2: MTMADTRPAQTADAMPDVQGARDERNISINRVGVKGVRYPITLLDRKTGGEQHTVAQVNMYVALPASQKGTHMSRFLEVLNKHHTAIRSDDVMAMCREMKERLNAEEAHLELSFPYFIDKPAPVSGQVGKIDVEVTFSCSSTTIADDFVLGVKVPATSLCPCSKEISKYGAHNQRCEMTVEVRVAEDAIVWVEDLVAVAEQSASTQVFSVLKRPDEKFVTEAAYDNPKFVEDIVRDLAIALEQDDRVTWYRVDSENFESIHNHNAFAVIERDKR; the protein is encoded by the coding sequence ATGACCATGGCCGACACTCGCCCCGCCCAGACCGCCGATGCCATGCCCGACGTGCAGGGGGCTCGTGATGAGCGGAACATTTCCATCAATCGTGTCGGCGTTAAGGGTGTGCGCTACCCGATCACACTCCTCGACCGCAAAACAGGCGGCGAGCAGCACACCGTCGCCCAGGTCAACATGTACGTCGCCCTCCCGGCATCGCAGAAGGGCACACACATGTCACGCTTCCTTGAAGTCCTCAACAAGCACCACACCGCCATCCGATCCGATGACGTCATGGCGATGTGCCGCGAGATGAAGGAGCGCCTCAACGCCGAAGAAGCCCATCTCGAACTCTCCTTCCCATACTTCATCGACAAGCCCGCCCCCGTCTCCGGTCAGGTCGGCAAGATCGATGTCGAGGTCACGTTCTCCTGCTCCTCGACGACCATCGCCGATGACTTTGTCCTGGGCGTCAAGGTTCCCGCAACCAGTCTCTGCCCCTGCTCAAAGGAGATCTCGAAATATGGAGCCCACAACCAGCGATGCGAGATGACCGTCGAGGTCCGCGTCGCCGAAGATGCCATTGTATGGGTCGAAGACCTCGTCGCCGTCGCCGAACAGTCCGCTTCAACCCAAGTATTCTCGGTGCTCAAGCGTCCCGATGAAAAGTTCGTAACCGAAGCCGCCTACGACAACCCCAAGTTCGTCGAGGACATCGTTCGGGACCTTGCCATCGCGCTCGAACAAGACGACCGCGTGACCTGGTATCGCGTCGACTCAGAGAACTTCGAGTCCATCCACAATCACAACGCCTTCGCCGTGATCGAACGCGACAAGCGATAG
- the lon gene encoding endopeptidase La: protein MRKKAQVKKKPARKKSKRSNPIAKKRAVTRRQARAIKVEGNGAAGAVQSATGTPEIPGELPILPLRGTVVFPGTITPISIGRDSSRKLLDESLSTSKFIGLFTQREESEDEPGVDDLYEMGTAAMVLKLVRQPDENLSIIVHGLKRVRIKKATKKAPYLRANVEKPTEKPGGGKGFDAAMAQLREQARQLIELSPNVPEQAMTVLLNIEDPGNLADFLAANIDLAVDQKQDMLELTDIAKRVRAMHHHVASRLQLAELQQKIQDDVETAIGDTQRKYYLREQIKAMQRELGEDGGESEQLIDRLREQLEEAGPPEDVMSEATRELNRLEAIPPASPEYAVITSYLELIADLPWQKSSVDSLDLVHARSILDRDHFDLDKVKRRLIEFLAVRKLNPQSRGPILCLVGPPGVGKTSLGQSIADAMGRKFARMSLGGVRDESEIRGHRRTYVGAMPGRIIQAIRRAGTNNPVLMLDEVDKLGADFRGDPASALLELLDPRQNNAFVDRYLDVPFDLSGVLFIATANYMGHVPPALHDRLEVIDIPGYTDHDKVAIARKYLVPRQLKEHGLKPSLCRWNAGSIRHLIEHYTREAGVRDLDRQIASVCRGVAADIASAPAKRKSRARKSKAKSSAKIVSEKLIRQALGPERYVREADDRAKPPGVATGLAYTPVGGEVLYIEATSYPGKGVMQLTGQIGDVMKESATAALSLFRTRAASMGYDLSELAETDLHIHVPAGAIPKDGPSAGIAMFTAIASLLLNKPVRARLAMTGEITLRGKVLPVGGIKEKTLAAERAGVKRVLLPKQNERDLEEIDALVRRRLNFAFVDSIDQVLELALGVKVSQK, encoded by the coding sequence GTGCGAAAGAAGGCGCAGGTCAAGAAAAAACCTGCGCGGAAGAAGTCGAAGCGAAGCAATCCGATTGCCAAGAAGCGTGCGGTCACGCGTCGGCAGGCGCGAGCGATCAAGGTCGAAGGCAACGGTGCTGCGGGGGCCGTGCAGTCGGCCACCGGGACGCCCGAGATCCCCGGCGAGCTGCCGATCCTTCCGCTTCGTGGCACGGTGGTGTTTCCTGGGACGATCACGCCCATATCGATCGGTCGCGACAGCTCGCGCAAGCTGCTGGATGAGTCGCTATCGACAAGTAAGTTCATCGGGCTCTTCACCCAGCGTGAGGAGAGCGAGGACGAGCCCGGCGTCGATGATCTTTACGAGATGGGCACCGCAGCGATGGTGCTCAAGCTGGTGCGTCAGCCGGATGAGAACCTGTCGATCATCGTCCACGGGCTCAAGCGGGTTCGCATCAAAAAGGCGACCAAGAAGGCACCGTACCTGCGTGCTAATGTCGAGAAGCCCACGGAGAAACCGGGTGGCGGCAAGGGCTTTGATGCGGCGATGGCACAGTTGCGCGAGCAGGCTCGTCAGCTGATCGAGCTGTCGCCCAACGTCCCTGAGCAGGCCATGACGGTGCTGCTGAACATCGAGGACCCCGGGAATCTCGCTGACTTCCTGGCGGCGAACATTGACCTGGCGGTGGACCAGAAGCAGGACATGCTGGAGCTGACGGACATCGCCAAGCGCGTCCGGGCGATGCATCACCACGTCGCATCACGTCTGCAGCTGGCTGAGTTGCAGCAGAAGATCCAGGATGATGTCGAGACCGCCATCGGCGACACCCAGCGGAAGTATTACCTGCGCGAGCAGATCAAGGCGATGCAGCGGGAGCTGGGTGAGGACGGGGGCGAGAGCGAGCAGCTCATTGACAGGCTGCGCGAGCAGCTGGAGGAGGCTGGTCCGCCCGAGGACGTCATGTCTGAGGCGACGCGAGAGCTGAATCGGCTCGAAGCAATCCCGCCCGCGAGCCCCGAGTACGCCGTGATCACGTCGTACCTCGAGTTGATCGCCGACCTGCCCTGGCAGAAGTCGAGCGTAGACAGCCTCGACCTGGTGCATGCGCGCTCGATTCTTGATCGTGACCACTTTGATCTGGACAAGGTCAAGCGGCGGCTAATCGAGTTTCTGGCCGTGCGCAAGCTCAACCCGCAGAGCCGGGGACCGATTTTGTGTCTCGTCGGCCCGCCTGGTGTGGGCAAGACGAGTCTTGGCCAATCCATTGCCGACGCGATGGGGCGGAAGTTTGCCCGGATGTCACTGGGCGGGGTGCGCGACGAATCCGAGATCCGCGGGCACAGACGGACATATGTGGGCGCGATGCCTGGCCGGATCATCCAGGCGATCCGCAGGGCGGGCACCAACAACCCGGTGCTGATGCTCGACGAGGTCGACAAACTTGGTGCGGATTTCCGTGGCGACCCCGCATCGGCATTGCTGGAGCTGCTCGACCCTCGACAGAACAACGCGTTTGTCGATCGCTATCTGGATGTACCGTTCGACCTCTCGGGCGTGCTGTTTATCGCGACGGCGAACTATATGGGCCATGTCCCGCCAGCTTTGCACGACCGGCTGGAGGTGATCGACATCCCCGGGTACACCGACCACGACAAGGTGGCCATCGCACGGAAGTATCTGGTCCCGCGTCAGCTCAAGGAGCACGGGCTTAAGCCTTCATTGTGCCGGTGGAACGCCGGATCGATTCGCCACCTCATCGAGCACTACACCCGCGAGGCGGGCGTCCGCGATCTCGATCGCCAGATCGCCTCGGTCTGCCGGGGAGTCGCTGCGGACATCGCCTCGGCTCCGGCGAAACGAAAGTCGAGGGCCAGGAAAAGCAAGGCTAAGTCGAGCGCTAAGATCGTGTCCGAAAAGCTGATCCGACAGGCTCTGGGGCCCGAGCGTTATGTCCGTGAGGCTGATGACAGGGCCAAGCCTCCGGGCGTGGCGACCGGCCTTGCCTACACGCCTGTTGGCGGGGAGGTGCTCTACATCGAGGCGACCTCGTATCCGGGCAAGGGCGTGATGCAACTGACCGGTCAGATCGGGGACGTGATGAAGGAGTCGGCGACGGCCGCGTTGTCGCTGTTCCGAACCCGCGCGGCTTCGATGGGTTACGACCTGAGTGAGTTGGCTGAGACTGACCTTCACATCCATGTCCCTGCGGGCGCGATCCCGAAGGATGGACCCTCTGCGGGCATAGCGATGTTCACGGCGATCGCCTCGCTTCTGCTCAATAAACCAGTCCGAGCACGGCTGGCCATGACCGGCGAGATCACTCTCCGAGGCAAGGTTCTGCCGGTAGGCGGGATCAAGGAGAAGACACTCGCTGCGGAGCGGGCTGGTGTGAAACGGGTGCTGCTACCCAAGCAGAACGAGCGAGACCTCGAAGAGATCGACGCGCTGGTGCGTCGCCGCCTAAACTTCGCTTTCGTCGATAGCATCGATCAGGTGCTGGAGCTGGCCCTTGGCGTCAAAGTCAGTCAAAAGTGA
- a CDS encoding prepilin-type N-terminal cleavage/methylation domain-containing protein, which yields MRELVRRTGFTLIELLVVISIIAILIGMLLPSLKSARDAARVVSCLNNEKQHMIATTVFAIDHNDHFPWTNWGDHGGPDTVTDFPAGWLYDGKHRANPGGDFIETDLKHGELFGYVQTANLWRCPQDEPAQDAPGSRKITSYVMNGTINGFARLSEGVVRLSQYRSDGMVYWELDEDAPPGAWNDGANSPNEGITRRHRGSGTVAVVDGSVRTVSWEEWLELQLIAPGPLWNDPRLADGGFSRFY from the coding sequence ATGCGAGAACTAGTTCGTAGAACCGGTTTTACCCTCATTGAGTTGCTGGTGGTGATCTCGATCATCGCGATCCTCATCGGGATGCTGCTACCCTCACTCAAGAGTGCCCGAGATGCGGCCAGGGTCGTGAGCTGCCTCAACAATGAGAAGCAGCACATGATCGCGACAACGGTGTTCGCCATTGATCACAACGATCACTTTCCGTGGACAAACTGGGGAGACCACGGCGGCCCGGACACCGTGACCGATTTCCCCGCTGGCTGGCTCTACGACGGCAAGCATCGAGCCAACCCGGGTGGGGACTTCATCGAAACAGACCTCAAGCACGGCGAGCTCTTCGGTTACGTCCAGACCGCCAATCTCTGGCGTTGCCCCCAGGATGAACCGGCGCAAGACGCACCGGGCTCCCGCAAAATCACCAGTTACGTCATGAACGGAACGATCAACGGATTCGCCCGGCTCAGCGAGGGCGTCGTCCGGCTGAGTCAGTACCGCTCCGACGGCATGGTCTACTGGGAACTGGATGAGGATGCGCCGCCAGGGGCATGGAACGACGGGGCCAACTCTCCGAATGAGGGAATCACACGCAGACACCGCGGCTCGGGCACCGTGGCGGTGGTCGACGGTTCCGTCCGAACGGTATCTTGGGAAGAGTGGCTGGAACTCCAGCTCATCGCACCAGGTCCGCTGTGGAACGATCCTCGGCTGGCCGATGGCGGATTCAGCAGGTTCTACTGA
- a CDS encoding ABC transporter permease: MLRTVAGFGAAVEYNLGQFGAFTRFSLSAGWWTGHWLSGRSRVGLLLPQFYSIGTRSIPVVGLVGLFVGAVLGIEAFDQFEAIGQESRLGGIIGLSVLRQIGPVLAAVMIAGRVGGAISAELGSMKVTEQIDAIRVMGADPVDYLVVPRVVACVVMVPVLTVFSNLMGVFGGHVVCVWGFGVDSRLYWDFSQRFIGNWDIFTGLGKALIFGLTIGLISCYKGFHCGSGAQGVGRAATDSFVTAFIAIIVLNFFLAKFFKDMYYILFGYGGPTAFTG; encoded by the coding sequence ATGCTCAGAACCGTTGCGGGATTTGGCGCTGCGGTCGAGTACAACCTGGGTCAGTTCGGGGCATTTACGCGATTTTCGCTGTCGGCGGGGTGGTGGACGGGGCACTGGCTTAGCGGTCGGAGTCGTGTGGGGTTGTTGCTGCCTCAGTTCTATTCGATCGGGACGCGTTCGATCCCGGTGGTGGGGCTGGTGGGGCTGTTTGTGGGTGCGGTGCTGGGGATCGAGGCGTTTGATCAGTTTGAGGCGATTGGTCAGGAGTCGCGGCTGGGGGGGATCATCGGTCTGTCGGTGCTGAGGCAGATCGGGCCGGTGCTGGCGGCGGTGATGATCGCGGGCCGGGTGGGGGGTGCGATCTCGGCGGAGCTGGGGTCGATGAAGGTGACGGAGCAGATCGACGCGATCCGGGTGATGGGGGCGGACCCGGTGGATTATCTGGTGGTCCCGCGGGTGGTGGCTTGTGTGGTGATGGTGCCGGTGCTGACGGTGTTCTCGAACCTGATGGGGGTGTTTGGTGGGCACGTGGTGTGCGTGTGGGGGTTCGGGGTTGATTCGCGGCTGTACTGGGACTTTTCACAACGCTTTATTGGGAACTGGGATATTTTCACGGGTTTGGGCAAGGCGCTGATTTTTGGCTTAACGATCGGGTTGATCTCGTGTTACAAGGGTTTTCATTGCGGGTCGGGGGCTCAGGGGGTTGGTCGGGCGGCGACGGACTCGTTTGTGACGGCTTTTATTGCGATCATCGTGCTTAACTTCTTTCTGGCTAAGTTCTTCAAGGACATGTACTACATCCTGTTTGGGTATGGCGGCCCGACTGCGTTTACGGGTTGA